The region gTGACATTTGGCATAAATATCACTCgttatatttcaaaattgtcccaaatttcactcgcctaacggctcgtgaaattatgaaacatcactcgtggtattttgTCAGGTATCACTAAAAATCAGCTATAACGTGTACAAACACCAAGAAGtgaatttgatttaatttacttttctcTGTAATCTAAAGCCGTGTTCACATTAGGCCTCCATTATGATAGAATTATAATCGAATTAAAGATGAAATAGGTTCACAACTAATTACAGTCCCTGATTAGATAATTGGATTACAATTACTTCAAGCTACCCTCTTGGGGTTGTTTGAAGTAATTACGGTGCGTGATTGAGCAAAATGGCCGACACGTGGTGGTTTGAGGAAACCAAATTGTTGATCGCTTTATGGAGTGAAGAGGTGGTGCAACATGAGTTAAACACCATGCACAACAAGAAACTCGTATGGTACAAATTAAACCAAGGAATGGCCAATGGAGGGTACTTGAGAAGTGCACAACAGTGTCGTGTTAAAATTAACAACCTCAAGCAAAAATATCGCAAGATTCGCGACCGCAACAAAATTTCTGGAAACCAACGAGAATGGGAGATGTTTGAACCAATGGACCAATGAACcataattgaataaaatcGAATAAAGCATGATATAATGGATTGAATCGTAATCCAGTTAATATAATTAACATTTAGTGTGAACACGGCTTAAGCATAGTCATACTTCAACAGAAAAATAAGGATACTCCTGCCTGGGCCTGAAAACCACTAATCTTAtagaacaaacaaataaaaacaaaaaaatgagtgTATACTTAAAATTTCGGAAATTCAGCCTCAATATTGTTGTAAAAGTATCTTCTTAACAAAAAATGGTTTAATACATGTTTGGACTTAGAAAGAAGGGTATGGCGAAGACGGATTGCTAAGGTAATGAATGAATGAGATGATTCAAggtgaaaaagttaaaaaagacATTAGTAACTAATCGTCTggcatttcatttctttccgCGAATTGAATAGATCATTCGTGCTTTTCTGCGTTGTtgattcaaaattaatttgaaaagaaaatcactCAAACCTGATACCATGTGCAATAATCCGTGACGTTTATAAAATTTGAGTTCACATTTCACCTCGTACGTATGTTTTGTGAGCAGAAGAAGCATGCGTTTTGACGAAAACAAGGCTTTTCGTAATTTCACCACAGCAATCATGATCCCACATTAAAGGCATCGGTCATTAGCTTCTTTTTGCTTTACACTGTCTGTTGATTCAAACTTTCCGTATCTCCCAGACTGGCGTGACAACCATCAGCTGTTAATACGTCTTCTTCGTATTCTGTAATGAACGCGTTGTGCTGTCGTAAGGATCCATTTGCTTCGAGATTTGAAGGGAGAATTGGAGCAGGGTATGAGTTAGCGATAGAAGCAAACGAGCTTGAAGCTGTCACCCTACCGGAGCTGGTAGAACGACGCATCTTTCTGGGAAACGTCCCGCTGGTTCGAGTGCTTACAGATGGTGAATAGCTGTTGTCATGAATTACTTGATTGCTCGTCTTATCATCGACATCTGAGAGCAATGTGTGACTGGCTACTCCACGATGTCGTTGGAACCAGTAGTACCCAACGCTcatacaaagaaaagaaaccgCCGTGAATCCAAAGACAAAGGTTACTAACGGGCCCACGTACTGATGATGCGGATGAGTCTTTCTATAATGGTGCACTTCCGGGAATATACGCGTGTACCATACTAAGGCAGATGTGACGGTCAATAGGAGGAAAAATATTGCGAGGAAcgcacaacaacaacaacaattacagCAACATCGAGTACAGATACAGTTAAAACAGCTAGTACGAAAAAGACAACCAGAATCGTCAACGAGAGTAGGTGTCGGAGGCCTCgaagattgaaagaaaaactctcCACTCGATTCGATGCCATTAAGAATAATTTCTGCTTCTTCGTAGTTTTCTTCGATATACCGCTTAACCATGGAAAccaaatcttttcttttgggCTTCAACTCTCTCACGATTTGAAGCAAAAGTTGCAGCTTCTCTGGACTATCGCCGATTGCGTCTTGATGAAGAAGTATAGTGAAAACTTGCCAACCATTTCGGATGTTATCTCGCTGACCACCGGGTATAAGGTCGCCGCAAATATGAATCAGACTTTGaagatttctttcatttaactCATTGCTAAGGTTGTTTAAAAGAAGCTGGAATTTACTGAGAGCCATAACTGGTTGAACGGTTTCCGGGAGCTTCCATGCGCGAATTAGGAAATATGCTTCCCCGTATTTGACGTAAGAATGGCTAAATATCACCTAAGGAGGGGTACGGCGGAACGCTTTTTTATCCCAGATTTCAATAAAAGTTGTGCTAAAAGGTGTGCGCATTTTCGGAAACAGATGTGAAAGAAGCTTGAAAATGAGCTTTCATTCTATTTTATTACATCTGTGCAAAGATCATAGTAGCCATAGAGTATCGAGGAAAACGTGGGTCCCGAGTATACATCTGCAGAGGAGAATATGAGTTTTCGGGGAATCGAATAACGTCTTTTGCAGGGCACCCTATTGGCTActgttactgttttttttttccaaggaaGTACCTCTTTTATTGCACTTAAACAATTTGATACTTTTTGTGACATTTTCCCCGGAGAATAatgaacaattattccacgagcgcacattggatatgagatggtagaTCGCCAACGAGACaagtagcgccgagttggctataatcatatTATATCCAACAGGTGCGAGTGGAatggttgttttattttaaaaacgCCGCCAAGATATTGGACATCTTcgccaaatttattttgtgagaagaaaccggatgggcaatgtacagataatttttaaatgtgtaaattgtctcaacttgcattgttttgctttgactaacacggatgcttaaattgtcagaataaagttttcaagtttttaccttgaaatactttcatgccatattttgtggctttctttatgcccCCTGGTcttgcgttttctaatagttcaatgacttccttttcattcaattcctGTGCGAAACGATTCTCGctggccgccattgtttcttgagggaaaattttttagctcctttttatatttaagctgacgcgtacgcttaccatatttgtagacTATGGTTATATatctcatataccataatggctaagccagtaaaaagtcttgaattgcattatccaatgatccagtttttaataatatcaGTTATTGGGAACAATAACAGGCGTGTTAACGGGGAAGCGCAAAAGCAAGTCCCTAATAAGCTGGTCCGTTTCACTTGCAATCCTGCTTACTTTCGAAATTGAGATATAAACAGTTTGCGGCAACTGTTTGGTACTAATCTACTCTGGCATGAGTGTGTGCCAGGAGTCTAGCATTGAACAATGAACAACATTTTGAGTGTTCAATTGTAGGAAGTTGAAGGCAAATGAGGAATAACCTTAACACAAGAATGTGCCGAATACTGTTCTGAAGTCCCCACAAGTCCGAATAATGGCGGTGGCCTTACGGGTTCCCTCATATTAGAGGGTGTCAACGGGGTTAACTGTCCGACTGTCTACTGCATACGCGTATGTTTTAGCGGATTTGAAACATGACAAGAAAGAAGTGAATGATTTCTAGCGAGGTCTAAGAAGAAATTGTCATATTTTGGATAAAAGtcttaatttcaatttactttGACCTCATTCAAACCTTGCCTCGACTATCTCTGCCTTCTTTAGTCGTTGCGTGACTTACCGCGTAAAGACACCACTCGCTTTGTGGTGTGACTTTTAAGTTTTTCAGGcctctttttttgaaactgttCACTGACTAGAAATTACCAGATAACGCCATTGACATCCCCGTTTTAATCGTGTGAAGGAATCTTTACACCGTGACACGCTACTTTTGATATTTCACATTTGTTTGAACGACGCGACAAGTGACAGTTTTTATTACGCGACATTTTTTGTTCTGTATAGTATATGCTTTATTTGCCCTCGGATTTTAGAGTAGCTTAGTGTAGCTAGTATCTCGGAGAATTTGTCCTCCCAAACCATGATATAGTACAGAAAACAGACCACAACATCGGGAtctccatgccctactctttgcgAACAGTGTATAGGTTCTTTGACGTCTCACAGAGTACATTgaggggcctacggtttatcttccttatccgagaagactagaaagtctaatcatttgcagatgtcattacaaaggcagcattttctcctcagttactTAAAGACCCTATATAGTGTTTGACCGATGCTAATATTTTTATAAAGTAATTAGTGCTGTTTTattgaggaaaaaaacacccaaggaggtgataaacattgtgaagtaatacatttcaaataattcgacttgacgtttcgtatttTGCAatatacattttcaaaagtatccgttatttatttatttatttatttatttttgaaaaactattggtgttatttttctcatgatcatgAAACTTCGACGGATGGCCGAAGAACAAGATTCTCTATGCTgctgttttattgtttaaacAGGGTAGTGTTGCCGtttagaaaaaggaagaatatTCCTTACTTTTTCAACTAGATATAtcttattgtattttacaaatctgaaacacgaaaaaatattctccgaaaaaaaaaattcagcttCGGTACATTCTTTacgtgcatttttttttttgaaaggcAGAAATTGCCGAAATTTTTATAAGGCTGAGAATTTTTCAGAATATATTTTTACATGCTGAAGATCTGTAAAATACAATCAAATCTATGAGggtgaaaaagaaaggcatatttttcctttttctgaaTACCAAAACTGCCCAGAGTAAAACAACATCATTGTAACAGTCAATTCCAAGGGCGCCCACCCATCCGGACAACATCCCTGACATTTGAATTTTCACGAGAAAAGATGTCAAGTCCCCACCGATGTGGGCGAGCTACACAATCAAATGCCCCACTGTCAGGGCAcggaaaaattgtcaaattccTACTCCTTGGACAGGCCAGTCGTGTTTCAGTACACATTATTTCACTTTGAATGCTCGTGATAATGGAGTCCGAATTTGAATAGATCATTCGTGTTTGTCTGcgtttttaattcaaaattaatttgaaaagaaaatcacgCTATCCTGATAGTATGAGTGTAATAATCCGTGAGGTTGACAAAATTTGAGTTCACATTTCACTTCGCACATACGTACGTTTTGTGAGTATAAAAAGCATACGTTTTGACGAAAAATTTCACCATAACAATCATGATCCCATATTAAAGGCTTCGGTCATTAGCTTCTTTTCGCTTCACACTATTCGTTCATTTAAACATTCCGTATCCCCCAGACTGGCGTGACAACCATCAGCTGTTGATGCCTCTTCTTCCCTGCTTTCTCGATCTTCTTCAGATTCTGTAATGAACATGTTGTGCTGTCGTAAGGATCCATTTGCCTCGAGATTTGAAGGGTGAATTGGAGCAGGGTATGAGGTGCCGGAAGCAAACGAGCTTGAAGCCGTCATCCGACCGGTGCTGGTGACACGATACATCTTTCTGGGAAACGTCCCACAACTGGTTCGAGTGCCTACAGACGCTGCATAACTGTTGTCATGAACTGCTTGATTGCTCGTCGTGTCATCGACGCCTGACAACAATGTGTGACTGGCTGCTCCACGATGTCGTTGAAAACAATAGCACCCAACgctcaaagtgaaaaaaagaaccGCCGCGAATCCAAAGACGGATGTTACTATCCGGCCATGATGAGCCTCACAATAATCATTTCTGTCTTTTTCTTCCGAGGAAATCATCTTCGTGTAACATACTAAGACAGATGTGACGGTCAAGAGGATGAAAAATACTGCTAGGAACgcacaacagcaacaacaattaCAGTAACATCGAGTACAGCTACAGTTAAAACAGCCAATGCGAAAAAGACAACCAGAATAACGATCGTCAACGAGAATAGGTGTCGGAGGCCGCAAAGACCGGATGGAAAACTTCCCACTCCATTCGAATTCATTTAGTATAGTTTCTGCTTCTTCGCAGTTTTCTTCGATATACCGCTTAACCATGGAAAccaaatcttttcttttgggCTTCAACTCTCTCACGATTTGAAGCAAAAGTTGCAGCTTCTCTGGACCATCACCGATTGCGTCTTGATGAAGCAGTATAGTGAAAACTTGCCAACCACTTCTGATGTTGTCTCGCTGACCACCGGGTATAAGGTCGCCGCAAATGTGAATCAGACTTTGCAGATTTCTTTCACTTAATTCATTGCTAAGGTTGTTTAAAAGAAGCTGGAATTTACTGAGAGCCATAACTGGTTGAACGGTTTCCTGGAGCTTCCGTGTGCGAATTAGGAAATATGCTTCCCCGTATTGACGTAAGAATGGCTAAATATCACCTGAGTGGGGGTACGGCGGAACCTTTTTTTTATCCTGGATTTAAATAAAAGTTGTGCTCAAAGGTGTGTGCATTTTTGGAAACATATATGAAAGAAGCTTGAAAATGAGCTTTCAATCTATTTTATTACATCTCTGCGAAGATCATGACAATCATAAAGTATGGAGGAAAACTTGTGTCCCGAGTATACATCTGCGGAGGAGAATATGAGTTTTAGGGGAATTCCGTAACGTCTTATGCGTCGCAccctattgttttttttttttctaaggaAATACCTTAATAATTTGAACAAAGTTACTAGTTATTGGGAACAATAACAAGCGTGCTTATGGGCAAGGTCTCACAAACAAGTCTGTAATGAAACGGCCCGTTTCACTTGCCATACTGCTTACATTCAAAATCGAGATATAAACAGATTACGGCGACTGTTTGGTACTACTCTGGCATGAGTGTGTCGCAGGAGTCTAGCATTGAACAAGAGCAACATTTTGAGTGTTCAGTTATGGGAATTTGGAGACAAATGAAGAATAGCTTAAACACAAGAATGTGCAATGAGTATACTGAAGTTCCGacaagtccggataatcgacgTGGCCTAACGGGTTCCCGTGTTTTAGAGGGTGTCAATGAGTTAACTGTCGAACTGTCTCCCGCATAACGATGATTCCTTGCTATAGCGGAGGCGTGTAAGTTACAAAATAACACTGAACTTTTGACCATAGAAAAGAAAGCTGATATTGTAGAGACCGAATTTGAAACatgtcaagaaaaaagtaaatgaTTTCTAAGGAGGTCTAAGAAGAAATTGTTATATTTAGGATAAATGTCTTAATTTCAGTTAACTTTGACCTCATTAAAACCTTGCCTCGACTATTTCTTGAGCTTTTTCGCGTAACTCACCGCGTCAGTGGTGATTACCCTGtactttcttttctctgcTGCTTTTTAGTTTCAGGCCtctttttttaactgtttACTGACTAGAGATAACCACGGCAGATAAACCCATAGACACCCCCGTTTTAATTATGTGAAGGAGTGAAGGAATCTTTACACCGTGACACGCTTCCCGCCCGTTGGGAGGTTTTTTCGGCGGGAGAATGAGATCCAACGAGGAGATGGACCAAACGTGCGCCGTGGCACGAGCCTCTATGGGGGAGGGGTGCGGGGACATGCTTCCCcgggaaattttgaaaattagtttGTCTGAGATTGCATTTTGTGCGTTTTGAAGGCAGTATGATGTGAAAACTGGCAGCCAAAAGCGAACTTGAAAATATGGATATTATTAAAACCgttaaacttcaaaatggaTTTTTTTGGGCGCAAAGACTACTTTAAGTATGTATTTTACACTTTTCGAGAATGTCACTTTttagaaagaacaaaaatagaaatccCGTATTGTTCACAGGGTTTGCTGTAGCTCATCATGATCTTTCACTGAGTGCCAAGTTCAGGCCTACCAAAAAATCGTTGGTCAACAAAAAAGTAGACCTCTGCAGCCCGTGGGATGTGCGGGCGCACCCATCGTATCCCAACTCCCTACGGGTCTGTACTACTTTTGACATCTCACATTTGTTTGAACGACGCGACAAGAGACAGCTTTTGTTATGtgacatttttgttctttatgGTATATGCTGTTTACCCTCGGATTTTAGAGTAGCTTAGTGAAGCTACTATCTCGATCGGAGCATTTGTTCCCTCAAACCATGATATATTACAGAAAAAAGACCACAACATCGGGAACTCCATACCCTACTCTGTATGAACAGTGGAGAAGGTTTAGTTAGAAAATCTGAGAGAGATCTCTGTCCTGGCAAACGAAATGTTCAGTTCCGGTTTCTgtctgtggctcaaaaacgtcacttgCTTGAGCTCTCTAATGATGCTGTTcgatgagaaaatctcgttgAGGGCCCTCCAGGGgttttagggaacaagggaacatgacTATTTACTTTTAGGGAACACTGAAGGGAtatcttaaaataacttttagggaacaagggaattgttgagttataatcgggaacaagggaacattgATTTGCTGACCATtagaaaaacttttttcatgTGTAAGAGGGGAAAAGGCCTTTCCGACGACAAAATGTTGGCAAAGTATTAcaatttctctcatttttcgggCCCGGGActatgaaaataaataaacatgaaaaaataaaatatgagaGGAATTATAGGGAACAGTGAGGAATATTTTGGTGATCAAGGGAACCTGGAGCGGAATTTCTGGGAACAGGGGAACTcagtaaaagttaatttcggGGAACACCTTATTTTAATTTAGAggaacaactgtaaattttcATAAGGAACAAGGGATCATGCACCCTCCATGGGAGGCCCTCCTCGttctcgtagtcgttctcgttgAAGAATCAAAAGCTCTTGAATATGTGATTTAAGCTGAATATGTCatacaaaactaaaaactaGGCCGTTGTTCGTTGAACTGCATGATCAGCGGAAATTATTGCACCCCAAAATTAATCACGGCGTGAAGCGGATTAGCAGTACACAAGAATGACACGATGGAAATAAAAAGTAATCGATTCTTCATGTCACTACATATTTCACGGGACATTGAATGTAAGTCTGATGTACTGAATGCTCATGCAAACTAATGAATGTAATATTGGTTACTGAATACAAGTGCGAAGCACGAAACATAGATTTACTTTATTGAATACAAATGCGATGCACTGAATGTAATTACAAATGCGAAGCACTGAATATAGATTTAGTTCATTGAATAGAAATGCCATGCACTGAATGTAATTTTGGTTTATTGAataccattaatttttattaagtTTTCCATTGTATCTTGGTACGTATGCGcacatatttttattttgtgcgcgtgcattatttattaatttaattgacatgtgtatttagttcgttagataacgtcttaattttactttgcattattttcctcactcatatatatgtgttgtccgtaactgtgctcacattgtgggtggctcctcctgaaatgttctacagttggtataggatttaatggagccgaaaccaactgtggaattgcacacattttaggcatcctactgatgagcggttgcaacacagatatatttttagcaactactataatttgcagtctgtccactttgaattgcGAAGCACTGAATATAAATTCCACACATGTATtataaattgttgttgttgaatatTGTAACATTTCGGCAACCATGTGTATCACTATATGTATATTAATTGATTTAAACTTTCCGCATTCCCCAGACTGGCGTGACAACCATCAGTTGTCAATGCCTCTTCTTCCCTGCTTTCTCGATCTTCTTCGTATTCTGTAATGAACGCGTTGTGCTGTCGTAAGGATCCATTTGTCTCGAGATTTGAAGGGTGAATTGAGGCAGGGTATGAGTTGACGGTGGAAGCAAACGAGCTTGAGGCTGCCATCCGACCGGAGCTGGTAGAACGATACATCTTTCTGGGAAACGTTTCGCAACTGGTTCGAGTCACCACAGATCCTGCATAGCTGTTGTCATGAACTGCTTGATAGCTCGTGCTATCATTGACGTCTGACAATAATGCGTAACGAGCTACTCCACAATATCGTCGAAAGCAATGGTATCCAACACCCAAAGCGAAAAAAACCGCCAAGAGTCCGAAGGAGATGATTACTATCGGGCCTACGAACGCATTATTATCACGATAATTATCCAATCCCGGAACCGTATACCATACTAAGGCAGATGCGACGGCCAAGAGGAGGAAAAATATTGCTAGGATCgcacaacagcaacaacaatcACAGCAACATCGAGTACAGCTACAGTTAAAAGAGCCAGTGCGAACAAGACAACCAGAATAAGAGTCTCCAAAGTCAATAGCTTTCGGAGGCTGCGAAGACCGGAAGGAAAACTCTCCACTTGACTCGACGTCATTTAGAATAGTTTCTGCTTCTTGGTAGTTTTGTTCGATATATCTTTTAACCTTGGAAGCCAAATCTCCTCTTCTAGGCCTCAGCTCTGTCATGAGTTTAAGCAAATTTTTCAGCTTCTCTGGACTATCGCCGATTGCGTTTTGATGACGAAGTATGGTAAAAACTTGCAAGCCATTTGTGAGGTTATCTTGCCGAGCACCGGGTATAAGTTCGCCGCAAATATGAATTAAACTTTGCAGATTTCTTTCACTTAACTCGTTGCTAAGGTCGTTTAAAAGAAGCTGGAATTTATCGAGATCTAGAGCCATAACTGGTTGACCTGTTTCCTGGAGCTTCCATGCGcgaataatgaaataaaatatgcTTCCTAGACTTTACGGACGAGTCGGCTAAGTATCACCTGAGGAGGGGTACGGCGGAACACTTTTCTATCCTAGATTTAAATAAAAGTTGGCCTAGAGGAGGTGTGCACATTTTCGGGAACATGTGtgaaaagagcttgaaaaTGAGTTCTTAATCTATTCTTTTACATTTCTACGAAGAT is a window of Acropora palmata chromosome 11, jaAcrPala1.3, whole genome shotgun sequence DNA encoding:
- the LOC141897635 gene encoding uncharacterized protein LOC141897635, which translates into the protein MALSKFQLLLNNLSNELNERNLQSLIHICGDLIPGGQRDNIRNGWQVFTILLHQDAIGDSPEKLQLLLQIVRELKPKRKDLVSMVKRYIEENYEEAEIILNGIESSGEFFFQSSRPPTPTLVDDSGCLFRTSCFNCICTRCCCNCCCCCAFLAIFFLLLTVTSALVWYTRIFPEVHHYRKTHPHHQYVGPLVTFVFGFTAVSFLCMSVGYYWFQRHRGVASHTLLSDVDDKTSNQVIHDNSYSPSVSTRTSGTFPRKMRRSTSSGRVTASSSFASIANSYPAPILPSNLEANGSLRQHNAFITEYEEDVLTADGCHASLGDTESLNQQTV
- the LOC141897944 gene encoding uncharacterized protein LOC141897944, with the protein product MALSKFQLLLNNLSNELSERNLQSLIHICGDLIPGGQRDNIRSGWQVFTILLHQDAIGDGPEKLQLLLQIVRELKPKRKDLVSMVKRYIEENCEEAETILNEFEWSGKFSIRSLRPPTPILVDDRYSGCLFRIGCFNCSCTRCYCNCCCCCAFLAVFFILLTVTSVLVCYTKMISSEEKDRNDYCEAHHGRIVTSVFGFAAVLFFTLSVGCYCFQRHRGAASHTLLSGVDDTTSNQAVHDNSYAASVGTRTSCGTFPRKMYRVTSTGRMTASSSFASGTSYPAPIHPSNLEANGSLRQHNMFITESEEDRESREEEASTADGCHASLGDTECLNERIV